The Primulina eburnea isolate SZY01 chromosome 12, ASM2296580v1, whole genome shotgun sequence genome includes the window AGTATGAGGCTGTCCTAGCTGATATCCAAGCTGCCCGGGAAGTCGGGGCTTCCCGGATTATTCTATATTCTGATTCGCAACACATTACTCAACAGATAAAGGGCGTGTATGAAGCTAAGGATGACATGATGCTAAAGTATTTACAGCTCATCAAAGCCCGAGCAGAAGTTTTTGCAGATTGGGGTGTTGAAAAAATACCCCGGGAAGAGAATAGCGAGGCAGATACTCTGGAAAAAATGGCTGCTTCTTTGTCAGATGTTAGTACCCGGGAGATCTTGCATGCATCTCGGCTAATCCTTTCTACTGAGGAAGAAATGTTACCAGAACCCGAGGACTCCTGGATGACACCTCTGATCAAGTTCATCGTAAATAATGAACTGTCTGAGGACAGAGCCCGAGCTCATAAAACTAAGAGACAAGCTCCCAGGTATGTTCTCTTAAATAATATTCTGTACAGAAGATCGTTCCAGGGACCTCTTTTGAAATGTTTATCTGAGAAAGAGGTATATTATGTCCTTCGAGAGATCCATGAAGGATGTTGTGCTGAGCACCTCGGAGGAATGTCTTTGGCACGGAAAACAATGCTTGCCGGTTTCTGGTGGCCAACTCTTAATCAAGATTCTGCTCGGGTGGTCCAATCTTGTGAGGGCTGTCAACATCACTCGAATTTTAAACACAGCCCGGCTACCCTCATGAAGCCTATTTGGGCATCTTGTCCTTTTGATCAATGTGGCATGGATATTGTGGGTGCTTTCCCCATTGCTCGGGCTCAGAAAAAATTCTTGTTAGTAGCTGTTGACAACTTCTCCAAATGGATAGAAGCTGAATCTTTGGCGAAAATCACTGAGCAGGAAGTATTAAAATTTCTGTGGAAGAACATTGTGTGCCGGTTTGGAGTGCCCAGAAGGCTAATCTGAGATAATGGGAGACAATTTCAAggcaaaaaaattatatcatggTGCCGGGAGATGAAGATCACTCAGTCTTTCACATCTGTTGCCTATCCTCAAGCTAATGGCTAAACAGAGGTAGTCAACAGAATCGTTGTACAAGCATTGAAAACCCGGCTTCAAGGCAAAGGAAAGGACTAGGTGGAAGAATTACCCAGTGTTCTCTAGGCTTACAGAACCACTCCTCGGGCACCTACTCAAGAAACTCATTTTAACTTGGTATATGGTTCTGAAGCAGTCCTTCCAGTAGAAATCGGGCAAACTTCTTCCCGAGTAGCATCTTATCCGGATGACAATGACCAGAGCCGGGCCATGGAAATGGACTTAATAGAGGAAAAAAGAAACCGGGCATTCATTCGAATGGAAGCATACAGGAGCCGGGTTATGAAATCATATAACGAGAAGTTCCGAATCCGAGACTTCCAAGTGGGGGATCTAGTCATGAAAAAAGTCAACCCTGCAAGGGAAGTGGGGAAGCTGGAAGCTCGGTGGGAAGGACCTTACAAAATCACTAGGTGAGTCAGCTCAGGATCTTTTTATCTAGAAAATGCGCAAGGACGCTCTCTCAAAAGGCCTTGGAATGTATTTTATGTAAAGTAGTATTATGCCTAACAGATGTAATTGATTGATTGAAGATATAATGAAGATTCTATTTTTTCCAGAAAAAAGTGTTATAATATTTCTCGTATCTTAAACTCGGGAAGTACCAGTTAAAAGCCCAGGGTACTACACCTTGGCTCGAggaaccacacctcgaccattcataagtcccgggacatgttcTCCGGCCAAAGGCTCCGCACCTTAGTTCTtgaaagcccagggcactacaccctggctcggggaaccacacctcgaccattcacaagtcccaGGACATGCTCCTCGGCCCAAGGCTCCTCACCTTGGTTTTTTATAAGCcgagggcactacaccctggctcgagaaccacacctcgaccattcacaagtcccgggacatgttcCACGGCCAAAGGCTCCGCATCTTGGTTCTtgaaagcccagggcactacaccctggctcgggaaaccacacctcgaccattcacaagtcccaGGACATGTTtctcggcccaaggctccgcaccttggttcttgaAAGCCCAGTGCaatacaccctggctcggggaaccacacctcgaccattcacaagtcccgAAACATGTTcctcggcccaaggctccgcacctggGTTCTTGAAAGCCCAgtgcactacaccctggctcggggaaccacacctcgaccattcacaagtcccaGGACATGGTCCCCGTCCCtgggctccgcaccttggttatttataggCCTAAGGCACTACACCTTGGCTCGgggaaccacacctcgaccattcacaagtcccaGGACATGTTCCCcgacccaaggctccgcaccttggttcttgaAAGTCCAGGGCACTACGCCCTGGTTCGgggaaccacacctcgaccattcacaagtcccgggacatgttccccggcccaaggctccgcaacTTGGTTCTTGAAagcagggcactacaccctggctcggggaaccacacctcgaccattcacaagtcccaGGACAtgttccccggcccaaggctccgcaccttggttcttgaaagcccagggcactactccctggctcgagGAACCACATCTCGACCATTTGAGATCTCGAGATGTGCTCTTTTTAAACTCAGTTTAAATTCTTTGCGTCTCAGATGTTTAAGTATGGGTTTCCTTTTATATTATCTAGAATGGAAGCCCGGGTACTTATGATAAGTCCCCGATCAGTTCTTGACACATAGAAATTTTTGGTGACCTATCAAATATCTCGGTTATTTTGAAGACAGGGTGCTGAGTATTTTTCAGATAAATACGAGAGCGttaaaaggaaagaaaaattgCATTAATAAAAGCCCTGAGACCTAGAAGTTACAAACAAAAGCaaataaaagaagaaaaatacaAGTACAAATCCTAGTCTATATCTACATGTTCAGGCCCGGGCTGCTCTTCTCGGTCCGCCTCCTACTCCTCCTCGCCATCCTTGGGAAGGGATGCAATGGTCTGACCAAAATCCGGAAAATTTTCCTTATTTTGGGGCAGGAGTCCGGCTCTCTCAAATTGTTCCCGACATTTCAGTTGGTCGTTTATCAGTTATTGTcatttattttattcagttcatggtatatatatatcaactgatgaaattaaATTCTGGCAACAAATATAAACTAGATCAGCATTTTTATTTATTCAGAAAAAGTTTCGCCGGTTACATTAAAAAATTCCTCTTCTACAAAAGTCATCCACATGGTCATCCATTTTTTTAGATTCCCAGTGGACGTCTTGTGGAAGCTATCGGAGTTGGTGATGTTAATCAGAATCTTCCTCTCCTTGTGAAGCAGCAGCTGGTAGACATGGTCATCTTCGAAAATATTCACTGTCTCGGCAACGTGCAGGCGTTCCCGGTACTTCTCCAGCTTCGCCACCAGTCGACGATTGGTAGCTTCTCCACATTCGTAGAGAAATTGCAGTCCTTGCAGCTCCTCCACTGCTAAAGATCTTctggaagacttcatcttccattTCAGTTTTTCGCTTTTCGAAGGCTGCGTTCATGAACTCTCCGCCATATCAAGAGTCTTCGAGCTACTTGAACCTACCATTACACTTCTCGGATAATAATTTGCTAGTATGATTGAAACATAGGTGGGTTACTATTTATAGGGGAAGGAATCAATCTCCACCTTTGATCCGGATCTAATCGGACGATCAGAA containing:
- the LOC140806629 gene encoding uncharacterized protein, with translation MVQPNEEEVWRVFVDVASSLVGCGVGVVKISPPGEKIKLALRIDSRVTNNEAEYEAVLADIQAAREVGASRIILYSDSQHITQQIKGVYEAKDDMMLKYLQLIKARAEVFADWGVEKIPREENSEADTLEKMAASLSDVSTREILHASRLILSTEEEMLPEPEDSWMTPLIKFIVNNELSEDRARAHKTKRQAPRYVLLNNILYRRSFQGPLLKCLSEKEVYYVLREIHEGCCAEHLGGMSLARKTMLAGFWWPTLNQDSARVVQSCEGCQHHSNFKHSPATLMKPIWASCPFDQCGMDIVGAFPIARAQKKFLLVAVDNFSKWIEAESLAKITEQEVLKFLWKNIVCRFGVPRRLI